The Megachile rotundata isolate GNS110a chromosome 6, iyMegRotu1, whole genome shotgun sequence nucleotide sequence tttctcgaaaattagcgaactttgagtacttctgaggctcagaaagtgttatgtgatcgcattagacgcaaaataatgcaataaaagctttCTAAAGGctgtaataaagaaaataaaaaaaatggcattttatggagaaaatttgtggcgccatctagcggcgaaactgcgaactaaaacGAAAAACCGTATGCccgaacacgcagtaaaggggtcaaataaaaattgattttctgggcttaataggtaaaaaaatgaataacttattcaacaaaaattgctttaaaatgtttaaagaagcatactaggtcgtcaaagttgcgaaatatttctttttatatttttccttaatgcGTGTTCGGGCATACGGTTTTTCgttttagttcgcagtttcgccgctagatggcgccacaaattttctccataaaatgccattttttttattttctttattacagCCTTTAGaaagcttttattgcattattttgcgtctaatgcgatcacataacactttctgagcctcagaagtactcaaagttcgctaattttcgagaaaatcgcatttttatatttttgtagttccagctttcaccgctagatgggcggtaattttttagtccataaaatgggctatttttctattttctttaataatggtcctagcaggctataattagattcgttcgattccgtaggcgacaaggaacaatttgtatatctcagaatttcggaaaagttcctagttttcgagaaaatcgagattttctatttttgtagttccaactttcaccgctagatggacgataattttttagtccattaaatgggctatttttctattttctttaataatggtcctagcaggctataattagattcgttcgattccgtaggcgacaaggaacaatttgtatatctcagaattgcggaaaagtccctagtttttgagaaaatcgaaattttagtttttcgtagttccgccgctcgccgctagatggcgccacctgtaccgttttggaccgaattctacaaaaattgattttctggctttattaggcatcaaaacgcatcaaaccctaatagaaatttgtttctaaaggcctcaggaaccatactacgtcgccaaagtgccgaaatattcatttttttattttccttatatgcgcgttcggaccctcattttttaggtttagttcaCCCGTTTCGCCGAAGTCTATGAGGATtagttttttcggtgattattcctccgtggcaagtccgattaaaaattttttttctatgtccatctggatgtacatatgcatgtgcgtgcaaaatttgatgagaattggtttagtggtgcaaaagaaaaacgcggacaaagaagttgcaaagtcaagtataagagcttcgctcgccttcggctTGCTCGCTcagttatgttatattttattttgttttgtttaCAATTATTAGCGACAtctattattatattctttttcCGTACACAGTAtactcattttcaaactttaaaagtGAATCTATTTTTAGCTTCTGTAGTTTTTATCACGGTACACGTAAACATGCTACAATGCCATCCATTCGAAGCAACAACAGTTGCCGCTTTTATTAACTTCTTAATGCGCTCATTGATGGCCTCCGCTTCAAGTACGTTGTCTGAATTCCTGTAACGATATCATGgtttacacaatttttttataacttcCCTCATAAatcatgataataataaaagatatatacaaatttgtaaaatgactCTCcaattcttttccttttttaaaaatgttgttcTTCTTCTCAAGGTCGGACCAATAACGTTTCTGAATTTCGCAAACGACTCTGGCGATGCAAGTTGGAGAAATTTGTTGTCCGCCTTCATTATCGTAAGcctatttaataatacatagAACAATACATGTGACATTGGTTCGAAATAAATTCGTAGAAAATTACGAAGAAAATCACGTATTCAATACGAGCGAGGAATGTACCTTGGTAGCGTTAATTTTCAAGGCTTTTAGAAGATAATCGATGTAAAGATCGTCACGTGCGATGGGAAGGCTCGATCGTTTCCTTCTTCCCGACACAATACCAATCGGGAGAAGAACAGGATTTGCGGCCAAAGCCGCGGCTGCTCCGATCAAAGCGACACCGGCTAACGCTTTTAAGGCTACAGCCTAATATAGAAATGATCGTATAAAAAGTTATCCACGATACGCCGTAAACAAGGAAAACGCGATAAAACGTTCGAAAATTAATCAGCACCTTCTGTGCTTGAATATTTGGTTGCAAGGATGCATTTCCTTCTGGGTAATTTGGCTCTGCAGTTCCGAATTCATCGCCATTAGCGAAAGTGCCTGAAATTCCATAACCACCACTACTAGTTGACCCTCCGTAGCCCTTGGGTCGGTTAAAACCATATTCTCCGTATGCTCCGTATCCACCGTAATCGTATCCTCCAGAAGTCGTAGAGTCGTAACTTCCAGGTTTACGCGAACTTTCGCTTCCATATTTTGGACGGGAAGCAAATCTGTCGCTCGTAGGAAGGAGCGTTAAAATAGTTTCGCAAAATTGTCAAGGATAATCTCGATTGTATAATAATCGATTACCTGTCTCCTGCTTGACTCCCTTGGTATAACGAGTTTCCAAGGTAGCTTTCACTTCCGGGTCTTCCTGTACTTCCGCCCCAACCTGGAGGTTGTCCTTGCGTCTGCCATCCGTACCTAGAGAGTAGAGGTTAATCGTTCGTTGCTGAACTCGCGTTTCGATGTATCCCTCGAGTTCAATTATTCGATACTACCTATCGGTTGGTAAACGTTCGCCGTATTTGGACGAATATCGACCGCCAATAATTGTAGGAATATGATTGTAGTAAGAATCAGGCCGTGTAGAAAAATTAGAATCGTATTTGGATCCGCAACAGCTGGAACTTGCACGTTATCATTTTTCATAATGGAACGGTTTCGAGAACAAGAAGGTTTTTTTACTATCTAACTTATCTCTGGACTCCGACTCCGGTCGATGGTTCACTGTTCTCGGTTGTTTGTCCAAATTTTTCTCGTTCGTCACACTGTCGTTACTCTTTATGTACGATATCTTCGAGGAATTTTTAGCTCGAACTATACTCGCTAATTGATTGCCATCGATGAATTGTTTGTTAACGAGTTCAGTGGTTGCAGCTTTTTCCGAGAAAATGCAACATACTAGAGTAGTTATTAACGGAATGCAAATAAATCGATACGACATCGTAACGTTATACGTAACTAgtcataaataaatgaaacgaaAGCAAGCTTTTTAGACACGGTTCGAAGTAAACACGAAGCTAGAGTGACTCTTCCCATGGCGTAGTTTCACCTTTTTATATAGTTGTCGCGCATGGAATATCGTCGCGTATTTGCCCTTCAGGACCGGGAACTTTCTTCTCGTTATCATTTCATCGATCGAAGTTACTTGCCGAAGAACGGACGCGACAGTACCTTTTTGaatcaatttattataatagaaatttattgcTCGATCTTTGCGCCTGTGCATCGCAAAATGCGTTGAAACGAAACATTAAAGAAATGTCTGGCCAGAAAATATTGACGAGTTTGGTTGCGTCCCTGTAAATCGCGAAGCGTAACCAAAGGATGAGTAGAAGCGTGCCGGTGAAAAGAAAAGTGTCACCAGTGTGCCAACATTCGTACCGTCACGCTAAGAGTACAATTAACGTAACTACGTGCTATGCAAAGTTTCGCATCTCGAAGAATTTGTAATGACATTATTTTACGAACGAGAGTTAAACGACAGTTCTAGCGTTCGAAAATCGGAACGATTGCCAGATCGTATCCGCGTTCCCGTCAATGCTTCCGCTAATTAACGTTTGGCCAATTCCGTATTTTGTCGGAAGTTCAACGAGCGTGTAACATGTAGGTACGTTTCCTTTATTTTCTGATTTCCCGTAAAACGCCCTTCTGTCGGATCAATTTGTTTCCATCGAAAGAAAATCTTGGTCGAAATTTATAGCTTTCGCTATTGATAGATTCATGGATCGAACTAGTATACATATAAAAGAATCTTACTAGATTTATGAAAAACGGCATACAATAGATTGTATCCTTCGAGCATAGATATAGCTGGAAGCTCGAAATACAATAGAACAATTTGTTCCGCCTGGATGTTTACGATGTCACCGGCTATCAAATCTAGTAATCGCATGTCGTAGCCCGTTGCAacatacttaaaaaatttgtctgTCTATCGTGCGTGAATCGTTGGCAAGGTTGAAGGAAAAGAAAACTCGCGATTCCGAAACTGTGACCTATCGTAACGAGGAAAACGACTCGAGCTGCTTTCGAAAGCGTGCAATTCCTATGAAAGTAAGTTTACTTTTCGGATAAACTTTATATCGAATCGAGCGAGCAACGCGTTTTGAGAAGATAGATTTATTATTCGCTGTAAAGTAAAAAAGTCCAAGGAGAAAAAATCCGTGTTTTATGCAAAGGGATTGGAGAGCATGCAGACATCACGGAGTTAATTTAAAGCAAAAAAAGAGGGAAAGGtcgtcgatggaacgagaaaATTCGTTGCACGAAAGAGGAGAaagataaaagaaagaaaagaggagGAGCAGGAGGAGGAGGTAGCATGGCAGAGAAAGAGAAGAGGAGAAGCAGGGTCGCGGAAAGGTGACAGAAGAAGATACGACAAGGACCAAGAGATCGCGGAATGGAGCAAGAGCGGAGTAATCAATACGCATTCACACGCGGTGGCTAGCATCCCGTTTCCATGGGGACCGACGCTGGCGCATGTGCAACCTAAGCAACGTTGTACCGTCATAGAAATTCGTTCAGATACAACTCCGTGGCAGTCGAGCGCGGAGCATTCCATACACGCCTACCCTCTCGGCGTCGAACCGTTTAATCGGCAAGCTTCGAATCCCCTTCGATTGCTCCCAGAATTCCACGCGCTTCGATCGCTGCACCTAATTGCACCTAATTGCACGAAATTGCACGAAATTGCACGAAACTGAACCATCTTACCCCTTCGGCGCGATCAATCAATTACGTAGATCGTGTTCGTCGTTCGCTGGCAGCGGTAACGCGTCGACGATAGCCAAATTTTTAAGCTAAAACATAAAAAAGATAAAGACGAAGCTAGGTATACGGGAAATAGATGTTCCCTCGAGGACAGTCATCCGGTGTTCTATCGTTGTCACCGTAGAATACGGTGCAGCGTTCGACTCTCGGATGTTCACCCCTTGGCCAAGTCAGAGGGGATAGAGGTGTTGGAGTTAGCGGGTAACAGGGGGTGCTTCTCCATCGAGCGCCTGCGTCGAGTCCTCGATGACGACTCGACGAGGTAGGTGCTCGACCCGGACGCAGTACGGAAGAAACGTCGAGCACGCAGAGTGCCGTCCTCGTGACACATCTTGCTTTTTCTTTCGTCTTCGCTCGTAGCAACAACGACACGTAGCTAAAGTTGTCCGATCAAGCAATACGTCGGAATCGACCAGTGTTCGACCAGTTTCATGCAACAGCCACGAGACGTTGCCCCCAACCCTCGATCGTTCGGTTACCCGTAAACGAGCGGAATATCCGATAAATTCGAACTCGGGCTTATCAATGATTCGAAATCGCGGCAAGATGAAATACGTTTCTTAAACGACTCTGAACACTTTCGAACGATTCGAGTGATGTGCCGAACGTTGAACGTACGTTTATATCGTGAACGTTGCAAGATACCGAGCATAGTGATAGACTTAAAGGTAATATAGATGTGTTGCGACGAACCAACTCAAGGATGAACCGTCTCTGTTTTATCAACGACATGCTTCGCGTGGACTCGAGTACGACGACCGATTGACATCTTGCATCGCTACATATTTTCCTACTTTCGTCGTGTCACGTTCTCGTAAAGAACAACAGGTTGAAGTTTCGGAAACGAATCACcgaatatttaaaagtattcgTGATGGACCAAGGCCGTCGGCCGGCAACGTTCAAGGTCTGACAATTGAACGATGCATTTCCGGTAAATCGAAGATTAATTGTCGAAGAACCACTCTTAGCAGAGTAACAGCGAGCTTAGTCGCGTTTAATCGTCGCTCGCATGTGGGTCACAAGTAGCATTCGCCAAAGCTAACGGGATAGAGGGTTTACCGAGTAGAGAGGTAAGCTTGTTAAATTGCGTTACCCTCGAGCGCCTTGCCTTGCCTTGCCTTGCCTTGCCTTGCATCTATTCCCTCTTCTTTTAACGTTTTTCGGCAGGGTTCTTCGAGATTCAGTATGGGTCGAAGTAACCGAAAACTTAGCGAACGCGTGCATCTAATTCGTATCTTATCTTCCGATTCCGCGACAACGCGAACGATCGCGTGATCGCGGAATTAAAACATCGACCGCGATGTATAAATAATGCACCGAAAAAAAGATATTTATCAATTATCGGATCGATTATGGTTCGGATCACGTGGTACTAGCAATTTGCGGTGTCCATAACCTCCTAGGAAATCAATGTTCTTCGCGTAACGATAACCAGCTGTGCTCTATTTTATGTTCTCGGTCATTATATTTCGCGTAACAGAAAATATCGTTTCTTTCTGTGTAAAAGGGACTCGAtaagcaaatattttataacgatCAGAGCTCGCTCGCCTCGCGAGCGGTCCATACAAATATCTGTGCGATAGAAACGTTGTTCGAGGTCCTTTCTATACCTGCCGATATATCTGCATCGCGCCAAAAAATACGGGTGAAGCGGTATCTATCGCCATCGTCTATACCCACGATTTTCTTGTTGAcacattaatttcatttatagaaACCTAACTGAGCCTAATACCTTACTCAGGGACACCGATACCGCGAGTATTAAGCAACAAGGATTATCGCTTCGCATCGCGTTGTATCCATTATTTTCCGTTCTAAGGTTTCATTTTGCGTTATGCGCGTGTTAACTGGTCATTCGTGTACGACGTTGACGCGAGAAATCGAACCGCGATAGACGACCTTTCAGCTACCGATCGTAAATCGACGAACGGGCAGAGAGGAAACTCGATGTCCTGGAAAAAGGAAACGACTCGTTAAATGTATCCATCGTGATTCGGATAAGAATCTATCGGTCTGATTTATGGGATTTAAGCGAAACGTAATTGTACAGAGAATGCGTCGCGGTTACACAGATCTTACCGCAAGTGATACTAGTGACACGGTGGAGGGTTTCTAGTGGATGTCATTGAAAACGCGCGTCGACTGGTAGGGACGTTTTACGTCGCGCCATTCTCCTCGCAACGACGAAACTTTCGAAGAAAACGAAACGATACGCTACACCAAACTTCGAATTTGAAACGCTTTGacgtaaaattttcttttagttcgaattttcttttcatttagtATTTGAATTCTGAACGTTTCGTTCTCGGCTCGGCGAATCAACGAGGCTCCACGGATCGCCGCGAGACGCGGCTAGTTTCTTTCTTCCGCTGGGCCGTGTATCGTCGGTAGAGATGACTTTTAGACGACGTCCGCTTGTCACAGAAAAATGCGGAAGAAAGCCGAGGgacaaaaaagaaggaaaaagatTATCTACGCGGAAAGAAGGTGTACGATGAAAAGTGGTTCTTTGGATGTGCACCCAGTGTAATGAGAGCCCGCCTTGATCCACCACGTAAGAACGCGTTAATGACCTTTGCACGGAACTTGTTACAAAAGATACCGTTATGCTGTATCGTCAAAAGTATCGCGCGTCTTTCTATAAACGGAAACATTTTCGTATGCGTCGAAACGAAAGAATCGTAGATTTCGTTACAAAACATGGGAAAGTCGCGCGCGCGTTCCATAGAATCTTACACTCGATTTTTCCCCTCGCATTATATCCGGCTGAAAGATCGCGTCGAAACAGT carries:
- the LOC100883921 gene encoding uncharacterized protein LOC100883921 isoform X1, whose translation is MSYRFICIPLITTLVCCIFSEKAATTELVNKQFIDGNQLASIVRAKNSSKISYIKSNDSVTNEKNLDKQPRTVNHRPESESRGSSCCGSKYDSNFSTRPDSYYNHIPTIIGGRYSSKYGERLPTDRYGWQTQGQPPGWGGSTGRPGSESYLGNSLYQGSQAGDRFASRPKYGSESSRKPGSYDSTTSGGYDYGGYGAYGEYGFNRPKGYGGSTSSGGYGISGTFANGDEFGTAEPNYPEGNASLQPNIQAQKAVALKALAGVALIGAAAALAANPVLLPIGIVSGRRKRSSLPIARDDLYIDYLLKALKINATKAYDNEGGQQISPTCIARVVCEIQKRYWSDLEKKNNIFKKGKELESHFTNLNSDNVLEAEAINERIKKLIKAATVVASNGWHCSMFTCTVIKTTEAKNRFTFKV
- the LOC100883921 gene encoding uncharacterized protein LOC100883921 isoform X2, with the translated sequence MSYRFICIPLITTLVCCIFSEKAATTELVNKQFIDGNQLASIVRAKNSSKISYIKSNDSVTNEKNLDKQPRTVNHRPESESRDNCCGSKYDSNFSTRPDSYYNHIPTIIGGRYSSKYGERLPTDRYGWQTQGQPPGWGGSTGRPGSESYLGNSLYQGSQAGDRFASRPKYGSESSRKPGSYDSTTSGGYDYGGYGAYGEYGFNRPKGYGGSTSSGGYGISGTFANGDEFGTAEPNYPEGNASLQPNIQAQKAVALKALAGVALIGAAAALAANPVLLPIGIVSGRRKRSSLPIARDDLYIDYLLKALKINATKAYDNEGGQQISPTCIARVVCEIQKRYWSDLEKKNNIFKKGKELESHFTNLNSDNVLEAEAINERIKKLIKAATVVASNGWHCSMFTCTVIKTTEAKNRFTFKV